A single genomic interval of Nitrosomonadales bacterium harbors:
- a CDS encoding transposase, translated as MPRRPRIKLADVPQHVVQRGINREPCFFAEEDYHCYLHWLKKSAADWHCAIHAYVLMTNHVHLLLTSEKPDGIAKLMQSIGRRYVQYINRSYHRTGSLWEGRFKSGLVQVEEYLLTCMRYIELNPVRANMVNDPAQYRWSSYRHNGLGQVDERIAPHPLYLELGKNEGDRLAAYRALFRSELDDEALADIRLALAQGQPLGSERFSEMMCAAVGVRRAQRRPGRPIVKHEQSEQIEDQSDFGF; from the coding sequence ATGCCACGTCGCCCGCGCATTAAGTTAGCCGATGTACCGCAGCACGTCGTGCAGCGCGGAATCAATCGCGAGCCGTGCTTCTTTGCCGAGGAGGACTATCACTGTTACCTCCACTGGCTAAAGAAATCGGCTGCCGATTGGCACTGTGCCATTCACGCCTATGTGCTGATGACCAACCATGTGCATTTGCTGCTGACTTCGGAAAAGCCGGACGGGATTGCCAAGCTGATGCAATCCATCGGGCGACGCTACGTGCAATACATCAACCGCAGCTATCACCGCACAGGCAGCTTGTGGGAAGGGCGATTCAAATCCGGTCTGGTCCAGGTAGAAGAATATCTGCTGACCTGTATGCGCTACATCGAACTCAATCCGGTGCGCGCAAACATGGTGAATGACCCGGCGCAGTATCGCTGGTCAAGCTATCGGCACAACGGTTTGGGGCAGGTGGATGAACGCATCGCGCCGCACCCGCTATACCTTGAGTTGGGAAAGAATGAAGGTGACAGGCTGGCTGCCTATCGCGCGCTGTTTCGCAGTGAACTGGATGATGAGGCATTAGCAGACATACGCCTCGCACTGGCACAGGGTCAGCCGCTGGGGAGTGAGCGGTTCAGCGAGATGATGTGTGCTGCTGTTGGCGTGAGGCGTGCGCAAAGAAGGCCGGGTAGGCCGATAGTCAAGCACGAGCAGAGTGAGCAAATTGAGGATCAATCTGATTTTGGATTTTGA